CCGGGCGCTTAGAAGATTTGAGAAACGGAAGAATGTCGGCCTTGCAGTGTTCCAAATAAGGCCGGCCGGAGTTGCTGATGAGAAGGAGCTTCATAGTTGGGACACTCATGGCTCATGAACCGGGGTGCGTCAAGTGGCGCTACCAAATCATTTCAATTCCCGTCAGAGTCCTGATTTCCCGGTCCTCCGTAACCAGCGGAACTCCCAGAGACTTCGCCGTGGCGGCGATGACGCGATCCGCAGGATCCGCCAAACGGTCTGGAAAGAGGGTGCTTTCAAAGACAATTTCGGGAGTCATGGGATGAATCACGATCCGTGAGCGGGTTACGGCGCTTTCCAGCCACGAAAGAAAAGATCCCGAAATCTCGATCCTCGCTTTTTTGGAAAGCATCGCGATTTCCAATAAGGAAATGTCCGATATACCCAGTCCCCCTTTTAAAGCTTGCTTTTCGACTCTCCTTTTTGCAGCTTCGCCCAGCTGAGACGGATTACCGATCATCCAGAGCCAGGTATACGTATCAAGAAGAATCAAGGCCGGGCTGCGTCCCAATGATCAGGATCCATCGCCGGGCTCAGGATATCGCCCGTGATGTTGAAGGAGTCTTTCATGCATCCCATAACCGTGGTTCCGGAGATTTCGTCGGCGGGGATGTCAAGTGTGGTGCCCCTCGTCATCAGAAGTTGGAACCGGGCTGTAACGGAAAAAAAATATTGCCCATTTAAGCCAACCCCCGCCTACCTTAAATTCAGTCTCGATAGGCCTCTTTTCGATGGTGAACAGCGGTCATAAATATTACGAATGATTTTTCGTCAATTTCGTAAAAGAAGCGCCAATCGCCAACTCGATATCGCCATGTCGGTGGTTCCCAGTTCCGAAGTCTTTTTATTTGTGGACCAAAATGAGGTTCTGTCTCCAGCTGAGGGTAAACCGTCTTATTGAGTTTTTCGACAATTCTTTGGGAACCTCCCCTCAAAACGTCGTTCAAATTCTTTGTGAAGTTCTCGGTCTCAAAGATCCGATATTTCAAGCAACAAAACGTCCCTTCTTCCTCGCAGCATCTTGAGATCCTTTACGAAGTCGTTCGACCAAAGTTTGGTTTCCAAGAATTTCCAACGTTTCGAATTCATCGGAAAAATCCGCTTCCTGAACATATCGTTTCAAAGCATATTCAATAAAATTAGCAATTGGTCGATGGTCGAGTTCGGCATGTCTCTTAATAGTGTTGTATGTCTCTTCATTTACTCTCAACGTGAGGGTTTTGGGCATAAGCTTCCTTTCGATTCACTTCGCTTCAATTATATTCGTTTTACTTCTTTTAGTCTAGAGTTGTTGGAACATCCAATCATCCAAAGAATTCAGCTTCTTACAGAAAAAACCGCCTCAAATACAAGTGTATGGTGGACCCCAAAAACTGGACAGCAACCGACCCTCCAACTAGGGGGGTCTTAAGGAGGATCCAGGATGGGGATGAGGAAGAATCACACGAACGAATACAAGGCGAAAGTGGTGCTGGCGGCGTTGAGAGAGGACCGGACGATGTCGGAGCTGGCTTCGGAATTTCGGGTACATCCGATTCAGATCGGGTTGTGGAAGAAGGCCGCGACCCATGGATTGGCGCGACTGTTTGAAAAGGGAAACGGATTTCATGCGAAGGAGGAGGAGCAAAAGGAGCTGATCGAAAAGCTCTACGGGAAGATCGGCGAGGTCGAGGTGGAAAACGACGGGCTTAAAAAAAAGCTCGGGCTTTGAGCCGGGAGGAGCGATGGAGTTGGATCGACGCGGGAAATGGAGCGCCGAGTTTGACCTGGCAATGCGAGGTGTTGGGATTGGCCCGGTCGAGCTTCTACTACTGCCCGGCGGCCCCCAGCGCGGAGGATCTGATGTTGATGAATTTGATCGACGCCCAATACACCAAGACGCCGTTTTAAGGGAGCCGAAAGATGGTGATCTTTTTGCGGACTCAGGGACGCTCGGTCAACCGCAAGCGCGTGCAACGACTGATGCGGCTCATGGGGATTCACGGAATTTGTCCGGGGCCGAACACGAGCCGGCGTCGGCTGGAGCACGTCGTCTATCCGTATCTTCTTCGGGGCGTCGTGATCGAGCGGCCCAATCAGGTCTGGAGCGCGGACATTACGTACATCCGCCTGATGCGTGGCTTTGCCTACCTGGTCGCGATTCTGGACTGGTTTTCCCGCTACGTGCTCTCCTGGAGACTCTCCAACAGCTTGGAGACGGCCTTCTGCACGGAGGCCCTCGAAGAGGCCTTGGGGAAGGGATCTCCCGACATTTTCAACACGGATCAGGGGTGTCAGTTCACGAGTCAGGATTTCACAGGGCGGTTGAAAAGCCAGGAGATCCAGATCAGCATGGACTCCCGCGGGCGAGCCTTCGACAATATCTTCGTGGAGAGGCTCTGGAGAAGCGTGAAATACGAGGATGTTTATCCCAAGGGCTACCAAGCCAGGACCGAAGCGCAGGAGGGACTCAACCAATACTTTCAGTTTTACAACGACGAGAGGTTCCATCAATCCCTTCAATATCGAACTCCCTCCATGGTTCATTTCGGAGCGAAAAAGATCCTTCGGTGCGTCCATGACGGAAAACGGCTTGCGAGATTGGCGTAGAAACGACGATCCGACATTGGGACGACCGAAACATCGGCGTTCTTTTGCCCCGTCGCCCCCTTTATCCACTCTGGACTTATCCACAGCGGGGGCTGTCGTCCCTTTTTTGAAACAAGAAAGAAAAAAGGAGCAAAAAAGAAAGAAGGAAAAGGAGGGGGGAGATCCTGGGACCTATTGGAGGGTCCCGTCTCTCCCCCTTTTATTATTGGAAAAAAACAAACAAGTGCTACCCAAACAATTGTCTAGACAATGGGGTCCACCTCAGCTTTGCCGCAATGGATTCTTAAGCGTGCGCGTTTGTTACATCTGCTCGCTGGGTCGCTGAACGTCGGTCGCCTTCTTCCCTTCATGAAGAATCGTGATTTCTACTCGACGGTTCCGCTGTCTTCCGGCGCTGTTGGTGTTCGGGGCGATCGGAAAAGCCTCGCCATAGCCCCTCACCGTGATTCGGTCCCGCGGAATATCGTTCTGCTCCAACACTTGTTCAACCGCTCTGGCTCTTTGTTGTGACAGCTCCTGGTTGTAGGCATCCGACCCCATACTATCGGTGTGTCCTTCAATGAGGATTTGCCGTGAGGGATTTTGTTGAACGACCTGCGCCACCTTTTCGATTTCGCGAATGGCTCCCGGCGTGAGATCCGCCTTTTCAACCTCGAACATCATTTCGCGAAGGGTAATTTGCGTTCCCGCCTTCGTCTCTTTGGCCTTCAATTCTGCAAGCTGCTTTTCCAAGTCTGCTTTGGCTTGCTGCGAAGTCGTTTCAATCTCTTGTACTCGTTTTTCCGCTTCCCGCGCCCGTGCCTGCGCTTCCTCGGCCTCTTTCCTGGCTCGCTCCGCCTCCAGAGTTCGAGATTTTAGAACGATCTCTTGCCTCCCCTCACTCATGCCTGCCAGCTCGGCCTCGTACTTTTTCTGATTCGACTGATTTCGTGCGATCTGGATTTTTCGCTCAACAATATAAGCAACGTGGTCCATTTCCTCCGGTTCCGCTCCCTCTTGGACCAAGCTATCCGCCCGATCCAGGGACTGCTTGGCATCATGAAGGGCCAGTGGGGCGTTTTGGGAAATCTCCGGGTCCTGCGCAGCCGCGTCGTACGTTTGGCGCGCTCTTTCCACCGCGGGACTCGTGGAAGCACAACCTCCCTGAAACAGCATAAAAGTAACCACGGCGCCCAAAAGGGCCGAATTTTTGAGTTGGATTGAAATCATGCGTCCTCCGTTTCCCACGACTGTCACTGTGTGATCCCGCGACTGCTTTCTTTGCGCAGCGTCTCCATGGTCTTGCTCGCCTCCTCAGACAAACGCTTGCTCTTATCTGCGGCACCCTTGGACTGAGCCACTTGGGCGTCGACCATCGCTTGTTCGGCCATGCGGCGCGCCTGATCGTACTCTTCATCCGACATCGCCTTTTTGGCCTTTTCGAGCTTTTCCTTTGCCATTTGAACGTCCAACGGGGCCGCACTCATCGTCTCCGGTTTCTCGGCTTCCCGAAGCGTCGCCTCGGCCGTTGAAAGAATGTCTGTCGGGGGTCTAGCGTGGCTACACCCCAAAAGAATGACGGCATATGCTCCCACGCAAGTGGCGAATTTCCAGTTCATCGGCGCCTCCTATAAGTGCTGCGTAGGTAAATAGATCAAAACGCCCCCTCTCAGCAAGAAAAAGAGCGCACCCTTCGAGAATGGCGACCGGCGTGGAACCTAGCGGAAGTGTTAGGGCAGCGTTATGGTTATGCGTTACGATGAACGACACCAAAAAACAACTGCCTATTCCGTTTCGATCCCTGCCGAAGTTCGACGGGCCGTTCGACGAGATCTTCCCTACCTGCCGAGTCACGTACCAGGCGATTCGAGCGGGACCGTAATGAAACTCGTCTCGCAAGGACAACACCAGGGCTTGGCGATGGCCGTCCCCTAAAAGGAAATTTCAAGAATGGGAGGGTTGTACGGAAGGATGAAGCCCGGGGGTTGGGAGGGAATATAGACGCGACCGATGTGAAAAGGGAGACGAACGAGGATGGAGAAGCGGGAAATAGGGGAGGATAGCGAGAGCCGAGGCTCTCTCGGGGCATGAACTTGAGCGGAGTCGCCGGACTTTGAATAAGAGAATGCGTTACCCGGCGATTCGTTGATCGAAATCGGCGTTGGATTCTTCTCGGACTTGGTTAAAGTCGAAGGATTGGTAGGGGCTTGCTTCTTCGGCGGCCATGAGAAAAGGAATCTTCCCGTGCCGGTCGAAGAAGGACTCGACCGGTTTTTGCGGCGGAGCGCGAGAGGCTTGGGGAACGAGGATGAAAATTTCCGCGGGATGCGAGAGGAAGGCGGCGAGCTTCATTTCGTTGTGGCAGCGGGGGCAGTCGATCGGCAGGGTTCCAAAGATCCGGGCGAGGAGGGTGGCCCAGCGGGGCGTGAGGGGTTTCTCCGAAATTCGTTGGACCTGCGCTTTCGTTTTCAGGCCCAGGAATCGCCGGGTGGCGGAGGCATAGAGGCCGGCGTACCGGCGATAATGTTGATACGTATTCGGGATGTGAACGGTCAGATGCGCGAGGAATTCTACGGGTGAAAAGTTCAGGGTGTTCCCTTTCCGAGTCCGCAGGGAAATCGAGTCTTGGGTGTACGTCAATTGGGATAACGAGACGGGGATTCGAAAGGCATAGGCCAAGCGGCGGGTGAGCTGTTCCCGGTCGGAGGCGGGGAACGGATCGGAATGATGGACATGGATACCGGAATGTCGAAACCGTTGGCGCAGGGCAGAGCGAGGTCGATATCGTCGACATTGTGGACACGGTGGTGGTTGTGCTTGGCCCGGAAACGGGCGACGCGGTGCAGACACTCAAAGCAGGAATCTTGGAGATCGCCGATGTCTTTGTCGTGAACAAGAAAGATGTAGCGGGAGCCGAGCGGGTCGTCCATGACATCGAATCCATGTTGTCGCTCAAGCCGACGGAAAATCGGTGGACACGGCCCGTCTTGCTCACGGAGGCGCGAAGCGGGGAGGGCGTCGAGGCTCTTTGGCAGGCGATCGAACGTCACCATTCGGAACTCGATCGGCGGGGGATCGAACCGAACGAACGGCTTCGGCGGCACCTCCACGAACTGAATGAAATTGTGGAAACTCGATTCACGTCGGAAACAATGGCCCGGCTCCAAAAAGATGAGGATCTTAAGGCGCGCCTTTCTAAGGAGGCCAGACCTAATCTTTATGCGATGGCGGAGAAGATCTTGTCGGATTCAGCCCGGCCGACTTCGCGGCGAAAATAACGGCTCTGTTATCGAGGATCTGGTCTCACATTGGAGCGGAGTCGAAGTGAACCCGCACTTACTAGCATGATGAAAATGAGAAAGAAGAGTTCGCGGGAAGATGTTGTGGCGCTGCCGCAGCCGTACAAATGCGTAACCACGGTGTCACTCTGGGAAGAGGCGTTCAAGTCCGGATCGATCAAGAACGTGGCGGGGTCGCCCTGAAGAAGACGCAAACTTCCCCCCATTTCATCGACCATCCAACACTCGGGCGCGCCGTTGGGGGTGGACAGGCAGATGTTATTCGTCGATCCCAGGACCAAGCAGGCCGAGATCTCAGCGGGGCTGGGCGATTCGTCATTGAGGCTCAGAAGAAAACTGCCGCGCAATTCCGTAGGTAAAGAGAAGGGCTCGCCCGACTCGATCTCGACGGCCTCGATTTGGTAAAGCGAACAGACTTCCGAGGTCAACGTCGTGCTCGCGCCGATCGACGTGACGCTCACCCCCGTTTTCCCCACGACCTGGATGAGGAGGCAGGCCGTGGCTGTATTGCCCTGGCCGTCGTCGACAACGACACAGGCGGTGAATTTCCCTTTGGAATAGGTATGAACCTGTTCGGGTGTCCCGGCGACGTTGACGGTCCCGTCACCGAAGAACCAGCGATAGGTTAAAGGATCGCCGTTGGGATCGGTGGCCGCCGACATAAAGTTGACCTGTAGGGGAGTTTTTCCCGTAGCCGGCGAGGCGGAGAGGGAAACCCACGGAGATCCCGGGACAGGTGTAGGCGTCGGTGTTGGAGAGGGCGTTGCAGTCGGCGTGGGCGTCGGCGTGACGATCGGAGTTCGTGCCGAGAAAAGAGCTTGGATATCGCTCGGACTCAGCGCCCCCTGATAGACTCGAATCTCATCCAGCGAGCCAGCAAAGTAAGGTGTTACGGCCTGCGGGTACTGTCCGAAAACAAGATTCGTCGTCGTGGAAGGCGCACCCGATGTTCCGGTCCACGGTAGAGACGCCTTCTGAATCCCATCGACATACAACTTCCCGCCGGTCGAATCGACCACGAACACAACGAAATGCCACTGATTGTCTGCGTAACCGGAAGTCCGCAAGCTGCAAGTGCCGCCGTCCCAGACATAATCGGACCCATCGCGGAAATACCAAGCGCATAGGTCGCCCCCGTTAACAAACAGTTGGTAGCCGTTGAGAGACGCAGGAAGATATTTGTTCACGATCCCATTCAGGCCGGAAGCGGAAGTTTTTATCCACGTCGCAAGCGAAAGCGGAAAGGCATTTAAGTCGCTTGCGTGTGTCACATTGACGTAGTCGTCCACGCCGTCCAACGCGAGTGCCGGGTAACCATCGGAGGAAGTCCATGTGGGACCATTCAACAACGAACCGTTGTGGCTGTTGCCGGAAGAATCGGATGCCGTGACACCGCTTCCTTCGTTCAAATTCCAATACCCGAGAAGGACAGGGTTTGTGGGAGTTGGAACGGGAGTCGGTGTTGGTGTGACAGTTGGAGTCGCCGTAGGAGTCGGAGTCGGAGTAGGCGTGACGCCGGTCAAAAGCTCACACGGAACTTTAACGAGGAAAGCATCTTGGCGTGGGCCTCCCATGTTGCTGGTCCAGACCATGTACTCGCCGGTCACGTCGATGTTGGCTTTGGGCATTTTGGAGTAGTCGTCCCCTCCCCCTGCGGCGTCGAGGTTCGTCATGACGGGGGCGACAATTAAAATGTTGTTGGTTTGGGAACCGTCGAGACGGAAACAAATAATCTCATTTGAGCGAGATAGATTATTCCGGGTAGCTCCACTTCCACAGGCGAATTGTTGAGTGGAGGGAACGCCTGGTCTCGCATTTCCATGAGTGATGTGGTTTGGAGCCGGTACCCACTCCATGCTGTACTGCACGAGTAACTTACTGAGTGGATTCGCAAAAAAATCCCAAACATACATGGCATTTGCTTTGGGATCCCAGTTGTCAGGGCCAACGCCGTATCCGTATCCCATATCCAGATGTCCCAAGGCACCGTCCTGATCCCAAACCATTCGTTCCGACCCGTTGCTCAAATCGAAAATCCGCATTTCAAGATCGTATTGACCGTCGATATTTTCCAGCGACATCAGCCATCGGCCGCTTTTATCCACGTGGCATTCGTCGAAATCCCTGATTTTCGGGAAGTACTGATATTGGCGGGTGTCTTCGTGGTAAACGAGGCAACCGAGCATCTCAGCGGTTCCATTATCTCGAAGCGAGACTGAATGAACCCGGTCGTCATCGCTCGAATGGAGTTGCCAGATGTAATTGTTCGGATATGGAGTGCTGACGTCAAAAACCGTTTCGAACTGCTTGGCCAGTACGTCGTAGCGAAGCATCCGAGGACCATCGTTCAGGTAGATTTTGGTTGGTTTCGTGCCGCTGAAATACCACCCTTCGCCGCTGTTCCAGCTATAGCCGCTGGAGGAATCAAAAATAGGGCCCAAGTTTTGAACTGCTTTGGTTAACTTGTTGTAACTAAATAGCGTAACTCCCGCTCCTCCGACGTTCCGGTTCGTTCCCAGAAAGATCAACATCGTGTCGCTTCCGACATGGTTGTTGATATTGCGCCAGTAGGAGTAGCCGACGGAAAATACGCAGTCGGTTTCGCCGATACAATCACTGCTGTTGGTCAGTCGAATCCCCTCCGTATTATAAGGAGAGGGGAAGACGAATGATCCGCGACCGGTGGGTAGAAATTGTTGGATCTGCACTGCGCTTAAGAGAGGGCGGGTGATATTCGTGGTCGACGATTCTAGGAAGCCCCCAGCCGCTAGAACATTGCCGGCAGCGGCAATAGCCCCTAAAAATGAACACGTTCCGAAGCGCCACGGACCCGACAAAACCCCTCCTTACAGACGAAGGGCTCTGCTACTGCAAGTTCGTAGCCACGCGTATTTTTACGTAACAAGTTGGATTTTAAGTATTAGTTTAAGGAACAAAAGTTCCCTAATGAAAGTTTTGCGCACTGCGCCGATACGTTTTGCAGTTTCCGGTGAAGCTTGGCGCAATCAACCCGGCCGGCTTCGCGGCGAAAATAGGGGCTTGGCGCCGCCTTTCCAGCGCGCATAACGCCCCAATGCGAGCAGCGGAAAATAAAGACGATAATAATCGTAGCGAAGGTAGAAGTGTCGGGGAAAACCGGTTCCAGTCCATTCCGGCTCGTCCCAACTCCCATCCGCTTTCTGGCTTGCGATGAGCCATCGAACGCCGCGCTCGATCGCTTTCTCCTGTTTCTGTTTGCAGGCCAAAAGACCGATCAATCCCCACGCCGTCTGGCTCGCTGTCGACGTGCCCAGGGGAACGTAACATCCTTTTTCGTATGATTCACACGACTCGCCCCATCCGCCATCGGAATTTTGAATCGACGTGAGCCAAACGCCCGCCTTGCGAACATATTCGGCAGCCTAAAAGGAAATTTCAAGAATGGGAGGATTGTACGGAAGGATGAAGCCCGGGGGTTGGGAGGGAATATAGACGCGACCGATGTGAAAAGGGAGACGAACGAGGATGGAGAAGCGGGAAATAGGGGAGGATAGAGAGAGCCGAGGCTCACTCGGGGCATGAACTTGAGCGGATTCGCCGGACTTTGAATAAGAGATTGCGTTACCCGGCGATTCGTTGATCGAAATCGGCGTTGGATTCTTCTCGGACCTGGCTAAAGTCGAAGGATTCGTAGGGCCTCGGTTCCTCGGCCGCGACGAGGAAGGGAGTCTTCCCGTGCCGATCGAAGAAGGATTTAATAATTTTCTGGTTCGATGACCCGCACGGCGCTTGCGTCG
The sequence above is a segment of the Bdellovibrionota bacterium genome. Coding sequences within it:
- a CDS encoding OmpA family protein, with the translated sequence MISIQLKNSALLGAVVTFMLFQGGCASTSPAVERARQTYDAAAQDPEISQNAPLALHDAKQSLDRADSLVQEGAEPEEMDHVAYIVERKIQIARNQSNQKKYEAELAGMSEGRQEIVLKSRTLEAERARKEAEEAQARAREAEKRVQEIETTSQQAKADLEKQLAELKAKETKAGTQITLREMMFEVEKADLTPGAIREIEKVAQVVQQNPSRQILIEGHTDSMGSDAYNQELSQQRARAVEQVLEQNDIPRDRITVRGYGEAFPIAPNTNSAGRQRNRRVEITILHEGKKATDVQRPSEQM
- a CDS encoding LamG-like jellyroll fold domain-containing protein; protein product: MQIQQFLPTGRGSFVFPSPYNTEGIRLTNSSDCIGETDCVFSVGYSYWRNINNHVGSDTMLIFLGTNRNVGGAGVTLFSYNKLTKAVQNLGPIFDSSSGYSWNSGEGWYFSGTKPTKIYLNDGPRMLRYDVLAKQFETVFDVSTPYPNNYIWQLHSSDDDRVHSVSLRDNGTAEMLGCLVYHEDTRQYQYFPKIRDFDECHVDKSGRWLMSLENIDGQYDLEMRIFDLSNGSERMVWDQDGALGHLDMGYGYGVGPDNWDPKANAMYVWDFFANPLSKLLVQYSMEWVPAPNHITHGNARPGVPSTQQFACGSGATRNNLSRSNEIICFRLDGSQTNNILIVAPVMTNLDAAGGGDDYSKMPKANIDVTGEYMVWTSNMGGPRQDAFLVKVPCELLTGVTPTPTPTPTATPTVTPTPTPVPTPTNPVLLGYWNLNEGSGVTASDSSGNSHNGSLLNGPTWTSSDGYPALALDGVDDYVNVTHASDLNAFPLSLATWIKTSASGLNGIVNKYLPASLNGYQLFVNGGDLCAWYFRDGSDYVWDGGTCSLRTSGYADNQWHFVVFVVDSTGGKLYVDGIQKASLPWTGTSGAPSTTTNLVFGQYPQAVTPYFAGSLDEIRVYQGALSPSDIQALFSARTPIVTPTPTPTATPSPTPTPTPVPGSPWVSLSASPATGKTPLQVNFMSAATDPNGDPLTYRWFFGDGTVNVAGTPEQVHTYSKGKFTACVVVDDGQGNTATACLLIQVVGKTGVSVTSIGASTTLTSEVCSLYQIEAVEIESGEPFSLPTELRGSFLLSLNDESPSPAEISACLVLGSTNNICLSTPNGAPECWMVDEMGGSLRLLQGDPATFLIDPDLNASSQSDTVVTHLYGCGSATTSSRELFFLIFIMLVSAGSLRLRSNVRPDPR
- a CDS encoding type II toxin-antitoxin system VapC family toxin, coding for MGRSPALILLDTYTWLWMIGNPSQLGEAAKRRVEKQALKGGLGISDISLLEIAMLSKKARIEISGSFLSWLESAVTRSRIVIHPMTPEIVFESTLFPDRLADPADRVIAATAKSLGVPLVTEDREIRTLTGIEMIW
- a CDS encoding transposase, with amino-acid sequence MSAPRRPFPGQAQPPPCPQCRRYRPRSALRQRFRHSGIHVHHSDPFPASDREQLTRRLAYAFRIPVSLSQLTYTQDSISLRTRKGNTLNFSPVEFLAHLTVHIPNTYQHYRRYAGLYASATRRFLGLKTKAQVQRISEKPLTPRWATLLARIFGTLPIDCPRCHNEMKLAAFLSHPAEIFILVPQASRAPPQKPVESFFDRHGKIPFLMAAEEASPYQSFDFNQVREESNADFDQRIAG
- a CDS encoding DUF4398 domain-containing protein: MNWKFATCVGAYAVILLGCSHARPPTDILSTAEATLREAEKPETMSAAPLDVQMAKEKLEKAKKAMSDEEYDQARRMAEQAMVDAQVAQSKGAADKSKRLSEEASKTMETLRKESSRGITQ
- a CDS encoding CopG family transcriptional regulator, whose translation is MPKTLTLRVNEETYNTIKRHAELDHRPIANFIEYALKRYVQEADFSDEFETLEILGNQTLVERLRKGSQDAARKKGRFVA